One window of Roseisolibacter agri genomic DNA carries:
- a CDS encoding cation:proton antiporter, whose protein sequence is MEVFEIIIALLLGGAALAALARRMGAPYPALVALAGAALALVPGVPTLVLDPELALALFVAPVLVDAAFDASPRDLRANWRPIASLALGAVVLTVVVVAGVARLLVPELPWAAAIALGAIVAPPDAAAATTVLKALRPPYRLLTILEGESLFNDASALLIYRMAVGATLAGALSGWSVVPTLLVVTIGSVVLGLALSRVTLWVNARIRDVATAIVLQFCSTFLVWILAENLHLSGIITMVVYAMAASRRAPDIMPARIRIPAWAVWEVAVFVLNVLAFILVGFQLKAITARLTVATGVRYAAIAAAVTLAVIVARIVWVSGAAAVSRWLCRPRADGTPAPESAVALTPRAAAVVGWCGMRGTVTLAAALALPTRFPFRDLILTTAFGVTLTTLVVQGLTLRPLLLRLRLEDDGSVEREIRLARVETLRAALDATAPFARGGGAAGLVRESYALQLQHAESDGSDGAQEDQAVVRATGEAQRHRLLALRSDGTIGDAAFQRIEEELDWMELGWAQVVRSEHADERSRADAPR, encoded by the coding sequence ATGGAGGTGTTCGAGATCATCATCGCGCTGCTGCTCGGCGGCGCGGCGCTGGCCGCGCTCGCCCGGCGCATGGGCGCGCCCTACCCCGCCCTCGTCGCGCTCGCCGGCGCCGCCCTGGCGCTCGTGCCCGGCGTGCCGACGCTGGTGCTCGATCCCGAGCTGGCGCTCGCGCTGTTCGTGGCGCCCGTGCTGGTCGACGCCGCGTTCGACGCCTCGCCGCGCGACCTGCGCGCCAACTGGCGCCCGATCGCGAGCCTCGCGCTCGGCGCGGTGGTGCTCACCGTCGTCGTCGTCGCCGGCGTCGCGCGGCTGCTGGTGCCAGAGCTGCCCTGGGCCGCCGCGATCGCGCTCGGCGCCATCGTCGCGCCGCCGGACGCCGCGGCCGCCACGACGGTGCTCAAGGCGCTCCGCCCGCCCTACCGCCTCCTCACGATCCTGGAGGGCGAGAGCCTGTTCAACGACGCGAGCGCGCTGCTGATCTACCGCATGGCGGTCGGCGCGACGCTGGCCGGCGCGCTCTCCGGCTGGAGCGTCGTGCCCACCCTGCTCGTCGTCACGATCGGCAGCGTGGTGCTCGGGCTCGCGCTCTCCCGCGTGACGCTCTGGGTCAACGCGCGCATCCGCGACGTCGCGACCGCGATCGTCCTCCAGTTCTGCAGCACCTTCCTCGTCTGGATCCTGGCCGAGAACCTCCACCTCTCGGGGATCATCACGATGGTGGTGTACGCGATGGCGGCGTCGCGCCGCGCGCCGGACATCATGCCCGCGCGCATCCGCATCCCCGCGTGGGCGGTGTGGGAGGTCGCGGTGTTCGTGCTGAACGTGCTCGCGTTCATCCTCGTGGGCTTCCAGCTCAAGGCGATCACGGCACGCCTCACGGTGGCGACGGGCGTGCGCTACGCGGCCATCGCGGCGGCCGTCACGCTGGCGGTGATCGTCGCGCGCATCGTGTGGGTGAGCGGCGCGGCGGCGGTGAGTCGCTGGCTCTGCCGCCCGCGCGCCGACGGCACGCCGGCCCCGGAGAGCGCGGTCGCGCTCACGCCGCGCGCCGCCGCGGTCGTCGGCTGGTGCGGCATGCGCGGCACCGTGACGCTCGCCGCCGCGCTCGCGCTGCCGACCCGCTTCCCCTTCCGCGACCTGATCCTCACGACCGCGTTCGGCGTCACGCTGACGACGCTCGTCGTGCAGGGGCTGACGCTGCGTCCGCTGCTGCTGCGCCTGCGGCTGGAGGACGACGGCTCGGTCGAGCGCGAGATCCGGCTCGCGCGCGTCGAGACGCTGCGGGCGGCGCTGGACGCGACGGCGCCGTTCGCGCGCGGTGGCGGCGCCGCGGGGCTGGTGCGGGAGAGCTACGCCCTCCAGCTGCAGCACGCCGAGTCGGACGGGAGCGATGGCGCGCAGGAGGATCAGGCGGTCGTGCGCGCCACCGGTGAGGCGCAGCGGCATCGCCTGCTGGCGCTGCGCAGCGACGGCACCATCGGCGACGCGGCCTTCCAGCGCATCGAGGAGGAGCTCGACTGGATGGAGCTCGGCTGGGCGCAGGTGGTGCGCTCCGAGCACGCCGACGAGCGCTCGCGCGCCGACGCACCACGCTGA
- a CDS encoding GNAT family N-acetyltransferase has product MPQRTLDPTGGVLIRPAVATDMPRLGRLGALLVESHHELDARRFLPARDRTPADYAAFLVRQLDDPDVVLLVADDRGDVIGYAYGAVEGYDYMALRGPAGVLHDIIVEPDRRRHGIGRQLLDAALAALAARGAPRVVLSTAAANAQAQRLYASVGFRPTMIEMTRETDPHDHE; this is encoded by the coding sequence ATGCCGCAGCGCACGCTCGACCCGACCGGAGGAGTCCTGATCCGCCCGGCCGTCGCCACCGACATGCCGCGGCTCGGCCGCCTGGGCGCGCTGCTGGTCGAGTCGCACCACGAGCTGGACGCGCGGCGCTTCCTGCCGGCGCGCGATCGCACGCCGGCGGACTACGCCGCTTTCCTCGTGCGGCAGCTCGACGACCCGGACGTCGTGCTGCTGGTGGCCGACGACCGCGGCGACGTGATCGGCTACGCGTACGGCGCGGTGGAGGGCTACGACTACATGGCGCTGCGCGGGCCGGCAGGCGTGCTGCACGACATCATCGTGGAGCCCGATCGGCGGCGCCACGGCATCGGACGGCAGCTGCTCGACGCGGCGCTGGCGGCGCTGGCGGCGCGCGGCGCTCCACGCGTCGTGCTGTCCACCGCCGCCGCGAACGCGCAGGCGCAGCGCCTGTACGCGAGCGTCGGCTTCCGTCCGACGATGATCGAGATGACCCGGGAGACGGATCCCCATGACCACGAGTGA